The sequence CAAGGGGGGCTTTAAAGTCTTCTTTTAATTTACTcaactctctctatttctccctctctctctcactctctctgacacacacaaatgatctACTGTAAagcataaaacaaaaaaatgacaCCAAACATCACACCAAAAGTGACATGTTTAGAACTGATCAAAAACAATATTCCAGTCACAACATTGTTCCACTACAAGAACAGTCAatagacagagggaaagaaatGATATCCAATCTCATTAGTCCGTATCAATCACATCTCAGTTATTGATCAGTGCTCACAATGCTCACAATGCACCAAACACAATCCATATTGCTAAGGCAACACAGCACACATCTGAAAGCATGTCAGGTCACCTAGAGCaacaggtgaaaaaaaaaacaatcaacaaACAAAATTACCAAGGGCAGTCAACACAGGCAGTCTCCACGGCAACCCACGGGCAAACTGTAAAGGCAACCAACACAGGCCAACCAACTTACTACAACATCAGTTGCtaggtaaccataaccatgggTTCTCCACGATTTGTGATTGGACAAGAAGACCTTGTTTGTGGTTTGTTGTTTTCAAGGAAAAACacagcagaaaaaaataaaataaaagtgaaCAATAAGGACCACACAGTgcttactttattgatcctgtATATTAGTGTGTTTTCCCCtttcacaacccccccccccccccatctccctgCATCTCACCTCCATGTCTGTTCTGGTCAGTCGCTCAGTATGGTCAGTCCCTCAGTATGGTCGGTTGGCATCTTTGGGACGCTTCAGTTGCACTTTGAGTCTCTTCATGCCGATCTGGAAGCCATTCATGGATTGGATAGCCGCCTGTGCACTGCCTGGGTTATCAAAGCTCACAAAGcctaaaagaaaaagagagagagagagaaataagagagagagaaagagagagagaggggaaggaaggAATTAAAAGTGAAACTatgttatttgttttaattatgtTGTTCCTATCTTCATATTCACAGAAACAAAGTATCCTTTTTCGGTGACAGGGCTTATGTTCAGCACAACAGAACTGGTTTGCTACAAAGATTATCTGTCGTTGTTGAACAGGAAGTCATTTCTCATTTTCTAACCTTGTTTACAAACCATGTTTGCTGTGAGTCCTTCCACATATACCGCAGGCGGAAGCTCATAGACtgtctcacccacccaccccctgccCCATCTGTCCCTGGTCTTACCGAAGCACTTGCTCTGATTGGTGGCCCGGTCCACAAACACCTTGGCAGATATGACATTCCCAAAGGGCAGGAACATCTGCAGCATCTCAGAGTCTGTGAACTCCTGAGGCAGATGGTAGATGAAGATGTTACAGCCTTCAGGACCTGAAAaagacacagaaatacacacatacatatacatgcgcacacacacacacacacacgtacatacacatgcaaaggcacacatgcatacacaagtagacacacactcagacagatgcacacataaaaaaaacacttaaacacacacacacacacacacacacacacacacacacacacacacacacacacaaacatatgcattAATTAGCATGAACACTCATGAATTAAATATACTGTTTTACATAAGCCTAATATGTAATTAATTGTCCAGAGAGTATACTAGTCAATATAAGGATCAACCTTAAGAGCAGTGATACCAGTGATGGGGAGGGTTAATGCTGAGTTCGCTTTGATTGGTTTCATTACAGTGGAGAAGTTTCATAGGACTGGAGCATCCTAACAAAGACATGCTAGAAAatagattgggggggggggggtttttGGATCGGTGTgtgacaggaagtgacatcaccTTCTcgttgctgctgttgctggggctgctggtgttgctgggcaaccaggGTGGGTTGCTGTGGAAACGGCTGCCCAACCAATCCATACGCAGCAGGGTACGCCGCTGAGAAAAGTGGAGAAACAGGCACATGTTGCTTCAgtttgtgttaagtgtgtggCTTGTGGAAACTAGGGTGGAACAAAAGTCTGAAACAAAATGGAGGAAGACCCCTCTAAAGAGTGTGACGAGCTCAGACACAAAATGGCTGGTGCTGACTGCCGGCCAGGGCCAGTGGCTTGCTGACTCACCTGTGTAATGCTGCATGCCTGCGTAAGCCTGCTGAAGAGTGTCAAGACCCGCTGCAGCTGGACTCTgggctatgagagagagagacagagagacagagagagagagagagagagagagagagagatgggataaAAAGATGAAGAGGGGATAGTTaggaagaaagaggaagataGATCAGGGTTAGATGTGTAATCTTCATAGAATATTTTGTGTTCTTTTGTAGGATTTTATAATACAATGCGATGACTCTAACCTTGGTATGAATGCACGCCATTGGTGTAAATGGTTTCAGATGCAGGATGCCCATGCCCATTGGCTTGTGCAGACACAGTGCTGTAGCCGTTGACACTGATTGGAGGCAGAGCTGTCATGGGTGTGGCTGTGATAGTGGGCGGAGTGTTTGTGCCTGCAGTTCAGAAACCACAGCAGAGACCCTCAGAACAGGACTCCATgaaagacatcacacacactttagagAAGACGAGGACAGACACAAGACCAGAGGAGACAGGCAGGACTTGGCCTGTCCAGACACAGCCGGGCCGAGCAGGACACAGACAGGGATCATTTGACACGACACACGAGagactacactgcaaaaaatgatatcttACCAAGcgttataatcttatattaagataaaaaaaaatctagttagtattgtttttagcaTAAACATACTTACTTTGAGCTCTCTTGTATGATTATTTGACTCAAAATAAGACATAAAAACAAGTACATTTATCTGCCAGTGGAGTCATTTTATCTTAATTTACAGTAAGATAAGATTGAAGATTTAAGACAATTTAAGGTAAATTTACTTACTTCACTGGCAGAGAAATGTACTTGTttttatgtcttaatttaagaagatttaATAATCATACAAGAAAACTCAAAGTAAgtatctttatactaaaaacaatactaactagattttttatcttaatataagattataacacttggtaggatatcattttttgcagtgtattctGTAAAAAATGACGGGAGGGCGCTGTGGTGCAACTGGTTACAGCGTCCGAACCACAACCGGGTCACACGTggccactcacttcctgtcactctctccactatcctgtcagaTTACAGACATCAAAGCCCCAAACAAATATATCAAAAGTCAACATAAGTGTAGAACGGCTAGCTCATTACACATCCCCTTCACACTACACGGTCACATAACTTCACTCTCTCAGTCAAAGCAAAAAGACAATTTAACTGGATTATATCTTTTCTAGAGGATGTAAGAATGCTGGAGAAATGCTGTGAGGAGGACAAGAGACATGACCAGCACAGGACAAGGACAAGGCAGGACAGACAAGAGACATGACCAGCACAGGACAAGGACAAGGCAGGACAGACAAGAGACATGACCAGCACAGGACAAGGACAAGGCAGGACAGACAAGAGACATGACCAGCACAGGACAAGGACAAGGCAGGACAGACAAGAGACATGACCAGCACAGGACAAGGACAAGGCAGGACAGACAAGAGACATGACCAGCACAGGACAAGGACAAGGCAGGACAGACAAGAGACATGACCAGCACAGGACAAGGACAAGGCAGGACAGACAAGAGACATGACCAGCACAGGACAAGGACAAGGCAGGACAGACAAGAGACATGACCAGCACAGGACAAGGACAAGGCAGGACAGACAAGAGACATGACCAGCACAGGACAAGGACAAGGCAGGACAGACAAGAGACATGACCAGCACAGGACAAGGACAAGGCAGGACAGACAAGAGACATGACCAGCACAGGACAAGGACAAGGCAGGACAGACAAGAGACATGACCAGCACAGGACAAGGACAAGGCAGGACAGACAAGAGACATGACCAGCACAGGACAAGGACAAGGCAGGACAGACAAGTGTGGCATTCCAGACAGGCCAGGTGATGTGACCTGAGGGGGTCCTTACCGGAcgaggaggtgatggaggtgATGGGCGTGGCTATGATGCCGTTGGCATTCAGTGCTGCCATCTGCTGCATCTGTACCGCGGCGACTGTCGCTACAGGCGACAGGTACGCAGACTGAGCCACCAGGGCTTGCTGCTGGACCTGCTAAGTGAGAtcaagagggggggggtgggattggggatggggatgaggaagagagagagagagagagagagagagagagagagagagagagagagagagagaaagagagagagagagagaaagaatgagaacaAGAAGGAAGATCTCAGGAGATCTAATGACCAAGCGGCATTACTTTCCGGTCAACGAGCTTGTGGCAGCGTAACTATGGCAACAGGCAGAGCGAGCTGATGTCAGATGACTTGTGTCCACATAGATCTATCAGCTACAGATATCGCTCATCTAGCCTGCAGGCTCCACTCATGTAAACTCACTGGCCCTGTCACATCCAATCCTGTCCTACATGCAGCCTGCATGgcttacatatatatattattattatttatttatttattgatttaattacatatttatattatttatttatgtattgatTTCATTAACAGTGTTCAGCTCTTGCATGTCTTAAGATGGAGTAGGAGTAATATATTATTTAGGTTTCTTACTAAATAATAACTAACTTCCTAATAATAAACTTCTACATGTTAGTGTGCGCTAACCCTTCCTTTTACAGTTCCCTAATTAGTATTTGTCTAGTTATTATAAGCCTAAACTGCTCACAAATAAGTCCTTAGTTGAGTTGATAGGTAAAAGTGGAGGTTGTTCTTGGTATTTGTGCGTATATGTATCCATGTATCTCTATATGTATTTCACGTGTAGTTTCTCTGTACCTACCTACATGCTACCTGTGGTAATTACCAGTAAAATACCATCATTTACCAAGTCAATACTTAGTAATCAGGAGACTGTAAAGGAAGAGTTACCGTTATAACTCTAACTCTAACCTCTAACTAGGTGTTGCCTTTCTTGGCCAGGGCTCACTTGGAAAAGAGACCCCTGTCTCTGGTTACATAAaggataaataaaataaaaaataaaataaaaatactcTATTACAACGTAATTAGTCCCATATCATAATTCATTACTGTTACACAAAGTATTGCCTAGTGAAGTTATGTGCcgcacatgtgtctgtgtgtatgtatctctttctgtgtgtttgtgtgtgtgtgtgtgtgtgtgtgtgtgtgtgtgtgtgtttgtgtgtgtgtgtgtgtgtggtacttactgcttgtgtgtatgcgttGTAAGGTCCGAAGTTGAGACTCATTGGACTGAAGATACCAAGCTGTGAGGCAACTTGCTGCATCCGCCTCAAACCCCTCTCCTTTTCTGTGTCTGCAAACTTCACCACCAGACTAGAGGACGCACCCTGAAGACAGATAACACAGGgttacatacacacgcacacatgtacacacacacacaagcccactctctctctccctctctctctctcacacacacacaca is a genomic window of Alosa sapidissima isolate fAloSap1 chromosome 10, fAloSap1.pri, whole genome shotgun sequence containing:
- the celf3b gene encoding CUGBP Elav-like family member 3 isoform X1, which translates into the protein MKEPDAIKLFIGQIPRNLEEKDLKPIFEQFGKIYELTVIKDKYTGMHKGCAFLTYCARESALKAQSALHEQKTLPGMNRPIQVKPADSEGRGEDRKLFVGMLGKQQSDEDVNKMFEPFGTIDECTVLRGPDGTSKGCAFVKFQSHAEAQAAINSLHGSRTLPGASSSLVVKFADTEKERGLRRMQQVASQLGIFSPMSLNFGPYNAYTQAQVQQQALVAQSAYLSPVATVAAVQMQQMAALNANGIIATPITSITSSSGTNTPPTITATPMTALPPISVNGYSTVSAQANGHGHPASETIYTNGVHSYQAQSPAAAGLDTLQQAYAGMQHYTAAYPAAYGLVGQPFPQQPTLVAQQHQQPQQQQQREGPEGCNIFIYHLPQEFTDSEMLQMFLPFGNVISAKVFVDRATNQSKCFGFVSFDNPGSAQAAIQSMNGFQIGMKRLKVQLKRPKDANRPY
- the celf3b gene encoding CUGBP Elav-like family member 3 isoform X3; this translates as MNRPIQVKPADSEGRGEDRKLFVGMLGKQQSDEDVNKMFEPFGTIDECTVLRGPDGTSKGCAFVKFQSHAEAQAAINSLHGSRTLPGASSSLVVKFADTEKERGLRRMQQVASQLGIFSPMSLNFGPYNAYTQAQVQQQALVAQSAYLSPVATVAAVQMQQMAALNANGIIATPITSITSSSGTNTPPTITATPMTALPPISVNGYSTVSAQANGHGHPASETIYTNGVHSYQAQSPAAAGLDTLQQAYAGMQHYTAAYPAAYGLVGQPFPQQPTLVAQQHQQPQQQQQREGPEGCNIFIYHLPQEFTDSEMLQMFLPFGNVISAKVFVDRATNQSKCFGFVSFDNPGSAQAAIQSMNGFQIGMKRLKVQLKRPKDANRPY
- the celf3b gene encoding CUGBP Elav-like family member 3 isoform X2; the protein is MKEPDAIKLFIGQIPRNLEEKDLKPIFEQFGKIYELTVIKDKYTGMHKGCAFLTYCARESALKAQSALHEQKTLPGMNRPIQVKPADSEGRGEDRKLFVGMLGKQQSDEDVNKMFEPFGTIDECTVLRGPDGTSKGCAFVKFQSHAEAQAAINSLHGSRTLPGASSSLVVKFADTEKERGLRRMQQVASQLGIFSPMSLNFGPYNAYTQAVQQQALVAQSAYLSPVATVAAVQMQQMAALNANGIIATPITSITSSSGTNTPPTITATPMTALPPISVNGYSTVSAQANGHGHPASETIYTNGVHSYQAQSPAAAGLDTLQQAYAGMQHYTAAYPAAYGLVGQPFPQQPTLVAQQHQQPQQQQQREGPEGCNIFIYHLPQEFTDSEMLQMFLPFGNVISAKVFVDRATNQSKCFGFVSFDNPGSAQAAIQSMNGFQIGMKRLKVQLKRPKDANRPY